GTGTTGCCGATCTGCGCGGTGGTCTCCGTCTGGCCGTACCCGTCGCGGAGGGCGACGCCCCAGGCCCGTTCGATCTGCTCGACGACCTCGGGGTTGAGCGGCTCGCCCGCGCCGACGAGCTCGCGCAGCGGCGGCTGCCACTGCCTCAGGTCCTCCAGCAGCAGCATCCGCCACACCGTGGGCGGTGCGCAGAACGAGGTCACCCGGTGGCGGACCAGCGCGTCCAGCAACGGCCGCGCCGAGAACCGCGGCTGGTTGACGATCAGGATCTCCGCGCCGGCGTTCCACGGGGCGAAGAAGTTGCTCCAGGCGTGCTTCGCCCAGCCCGGCGAGGACACGTTCAGGTGGACGTCGCCCGGCTGCAGGCCGATCCAGTACATCGTCGACAGGTGGCCCACCGGGTAGGAGCGATGGGTGTGCTGCACCAGCTTGGGCCGGCTCGTCGTGCCGGAGGTGAAGTAGAGCAGCAGCGGATCCTCGGCGCGGGTGGGCCCGTCCGGGGTGAAGCCGCCGGTGAAGTCGGCGGCCCGGGCGTAGTCCAGCCAGCCGGGCACGGGCGGGCCGACCGCGATCCTGGTCCACTCGCCCTCCTGCCCCGCGAAGTTGGCGGTCAGGGCGGACTCGGCGACGACGTGGCGCACCCGCCCGCGGGTCAGTCGGTCGGCCAGGTCGTCCGGGGTCAGCAGGGTGCTCGCCGGGATCACCACCGCGCCCAGCTTGACCGCCGCGAGCATCACCTCCCACAGGGCCACCTGATTGCCCAGCAGCAGCAGGACGCGGTCCCCGCGGGCCACGCCCCGAGCGCGCAGCCAGCCCGCCGTGCGGTCCGAACGCTCGCTCAGTTCGGCGAAGGTCAGCGCGGTTTCGCGCAGCAGCGTGCCGTCGGCGGCCAGGTCGACGACGCGCAGCCCGACCGCCCGGTTGTCGGCCGCCTCGACGTCGAACCAGTCCAGGGCCCAGTTGAAGTGCTCGCCCGCAGGGCGCGGGAAGGCGCGGGCGGCGTCCAGGTCGCCGCGCGCCCGCAGCAGGTGGTCCCGCGCGGCCCGAAAGTCGCGGTATGCGGCGGAGTCCCGTCGAGCGGCCGTGTCCGGTGCCATCTGTCCGTCCCTGCGTGTCCCACCCCGGCCGCCGCCTCGTTGCCCGGCCGCGGGCATACCGGCACGCTGCCAGCCTCCTGATCATCGGTCAAGGGCGACACCGCCCGCCGCGCCCGGGACTCCCGGCAGCCGGCCGGCACCCGTTGACTGCTCCCGGACCTCCGGGGTCTGATGTCCTTCGACGCCCGGACCGACGGCGGCGTGCACCGGGTCCGGCCGACCGGCCGTCCGTCCGGATCCGTGAACCGCAGGGAGTGTCTGATGTCCAGCACAGGGCCGGCCGAAGCCCGCATC
The DNA window shown above is from Streptomyces sp. TLI_171 and carries:
- a CDS encoding AMP-binding protein; translated protein: MAPDTAARRDSAAYRDFRAARDHLLRARGDLDAARAFPRPAGEHFNWALDWFDVEAADNRAVGLRVVDLAADGTLLRETALTFAELSERSDRTAGWLRARGVARGDRVLLLLGNQVALWEVMLAAVKLGAVVIPASTLLTPDDLADRLTRGRVRHVVAESALTANFAGQEGEWTRIAVGPPVPGWLDYARAADFTGGFTPDGPTRAEDPLLLYFTSGTTSRPKLVQHTHRSYPVGHLSTMYWIGLQPGDVHLNVSSPGWAKHAWSNFFAPWNAGAEILIVNQPRFSARPLLDALVRHRVTSFCAPPTVWRMLLLEDLRQWQPPLRELVGAGEPLNPEVVEQIERAWGVALRDGYGQTETTAQIGNTPGQPVKPGSMGRPLPGYEVVLVDPVTGDEVTGEGVDGELCLPLAGRPLGLMTGYQDDPERHADSMAGGRYHTGDVAQRDADGYYTFVGRADDVFKSSDYRLSPFELESVLIEHPAVAEAAVVPSPDPLRLSVPKAYVILTPGHEPDADTAESILAWTRKRLAPYKRIRRLEFADLPKTISGKIRRIELRSQEEQRHPLAGNADARPGPRRGEREFWEEDFPGLKDA